The following proteins come from a genomic window of Mucinivorans hirudinis:
- a CDS encoding Mobile element protein: MIRYTIKLSAAEVAELQTIIKKGSHSAHSFRVAHILLSCDKGEFSDNKGITNESICKVLKIGARTIDRVKKRFVEEGFEEVLERRPSGQLYQKKVDGDLEAKIVALCCSEPPAGFSKWSLRMLSNKVVELQYVDYISHVSVSNVLKKTNLSLGK, from the coding sequence ATGATTCGTTACACTATCAAATTATCGGCAGCGGAGGTTGCCGAGCTTCAGACAATAATAAAAAAGGGAAGCCATAGTGCTCATTCTTTTCGTGTTGCTCATATTTTATTGAGTTGCGACAAGGGAGAATTTTCTGACAATAAAGGGATTACCAATGAGAGTATTTGTAAGGTTTTGAAGATTGGAGCAAGGACAATCGACAGAGTTAAGAAACGATTTGTCGAAGAAGGCTTTGAGGAGGTACTCGAACGTCGCCCTTCGGGTCAGCTCTATCAGAAAAAAGTAGATGGTGATTTAGAAGCCAAGATAGTAGCATTGTGTTGTAGCGAACCGCCAGCAGGATTTTCCAAATGGTCTTTGCGAATGCTTTCTAATAAAGTTGTTGAATTGCAGTATGTTGATTACATTTCACACGTTAGTGTGTCTAATGTATTAAAAAAAACGAACTTAAGCCTTGGAAAGTAA
- a CDS encoding RNA polymerase ECF-type sigma factor: MDYRVVEKCVKKEREAQNALYQAIAPQMFSLCIRYMGSREQARDVLQDGFVILFERIGEFRNEGSFEGWARRIFSNSCIDALRRRKKISIDDISCTELESLNPGVCSALAALESGEIMAVIAQLSPVQRSVLNLFSVEGYTHREIAQIMNITEENSRIILLRAKSALGRMLAKEGYL, from the coding sequence GTGGATTATCGAGTAGTTGAAAAATGTGTAAAAAAGGAGCGAGAGGCTCAGAACGCACTCTACCAGGCTATTGCCCCGCAAATGTTCTCCTTGTGCATTCGCTATATGGGCAGTCGAGAGCAGGCGCGTGATGTGCTTCAGGATGGTTTTGTGATACTTTTCGAGCGAATCGGTGAATTTCGCAACGAAGGTTCTTTCGAGGGTTGGGCGCGCCGCATTTTTTCTAACTCCTGCATTGATGCTCTACGTAGGCGCAAAAAAATATCTATAGATGATATTTCGTGTACGGAGTTAGAGAGTCTGAATCCGGGAGTGTGCAGTGCTTTGGCAGCGCTGGAATCGGGTGAGATTATGGCTGTAATAGCCCAACTGTCTCCCGTACAGCGTAGTGTGCTCAATCTCTTCTCAGTGGAGGGATATACACATCGGGAAATTGCTCAGATTATGAATATTACAGAAGAAAATTCGCGAATCATCCTGCTCCGAGCAAAGAGTGCTCTGGGCAGGATGCTCGCCAAGGAGGGTTATTTGTGA
- a CDS encoding Mobile element protein → MIPPEQSANFVANMERVLDVYKQPYNEEYPVVCMDESPKQLIEEVASIPMKPGQDARVDYEYIRHGTVNIFIANEPLTGRRIVDVTDFKTKADWAKFIKKISDEYPTAKKIKLVMDNFKTHDGSAFYEIFPPEQAKELWDRFEFILTPKHGSWLNMAEIELHVLNGQCLNRHIPTKEKVIAEVEAWQNHRNNANLKINWQFTNEDARIKLKKLYPSIQN, encoded by the coding sequence GTGATTCCGCCTGAGCAGAGTGCTAATTTTGTGGCTAATATGGAGCGAGTGTTGGATGTTTATAAGCAGCCCTATAATGAAGAGTATCCGGTTGTTTGTATGGACGAGTCGCCAAAGCAGCTAATTGAAGAAGTTGCATCAATTCCAATGAAACCGGGGCAGGATGCAAGAGTAGATTATGAATACATTAGGCACGGAACGGTAAATATATTCATTGCCAATGAACCCCTTACAGGTAGGAGAATAGTGGATGTTACGGATTTTAAGACAAAAGCAGATTGGGCAAAATTCATCAAGAAAATATCTGATGAATATCCCACTGCCAAGAAGATAAAATTGGTTATGGATAACTTCAAAACTCACGATGGTTCTGCTTTTTATGAGATTTTTCCACCTGAGCAGGCAAAGGAGTTATGGGATAGATTTGAGTTTATTTTAACTCCCAAGCACGGCAGTTGGTTGAATATGGCAGAGATAGAGTTACACGTGCTCAATGGTCAGTGTTTGAATAGGCATATTCCTACCAAAGAAAAAGTTATCGCTGAGGTAGAAGCGTGGCAAAACCATCGAAATAACGCAAACTTGAAAATTAACTGGCAATTTACAAATGAAGATGCAAGAATAAAACTCAAAAAATTATATCCGTCAATTCAAAATTAA
- a CDS encoding Arabinose 5-phosphate isomerase, with protein sequence MEKEMLQDFARSIILAECAAIEQLSNYIDDEFAEVTQRIFFSKGRLIITGIGKSAIIANKIVATLNSTGTPAIFLHAADAIHGDLGLVLQDDIVLCISKSGNTPEIKVLIPLIKNMGNKVVAMVGNTDSFLAQQSDWVLNTTVKEEACPNNLAPTSSTTAQLVMGDALAMTLLKMRGFTAADFAKFHPGGALGKKLYTRVCDIMSNEQPPLVSPDDHLDKIIIEISTKRLGATAVVEQGQICGVITDGDLRRMLMRGRELLRVTAKDIMSENPKTISADELAINAFNLMERNKITQLLVVEDGQYRGVIHIHDILREGVV encoded by the coding sequence ATGGAAAAAGAGATGTTACAGGATTTTGCACGTTCGATAATTCTTGCCGAATGCGCTGCGATAGAGCAACTTTCAAATTACATAGACGATGAGTTTGCCGAAGTTACTCAACGAATATTTTTTTCTAAAGGACGTTTGATAATCACCGGCATAGGCAAGAGCGCCATTATAGCCAATAAAATTGTTGCCACACTCAACTCCACGGGTACGCCCGCAATCTTCCTCCACGCCGCTGATGCCATTCACGGCGACTTGGGGTTGGTTTTGCAGGATGACATCGTGCTCTGCATCTCCAAAAGCGGCAATACTCCCGAAATAAAAGTGCTCATTCCGCTTATTAAGAATATGGGGAATAAAGTTGTGGCGATGGTAGGCAACACCGATTCGTTTCTTGCTCAACAGAGCGACTGGGTGCTCAATACCACCGTCAAAGAGGAGGCTTGCCCCAACAACCTCGCCCCCACCAGCAGCACCACCGCACAGCTGGTTATGGGTGATGCACTGGCAATGACTCTGCTCAAAATGAGGGGTTTCACAGCCGCCGACTTCGCAAAGTTCCACCCGGGAGGGGCTCTGGGCAAGAAGCTCTACACGCGCGTGTGCGACATAATGAGCAACGAGCAACCGCCCTTAGTTTCGCCCGATGACCATTTGGATAAAATAATTATCGAAATATCCACCAAACGCCTCGGAGCAACGGCAGTCGTAGAGCAGGGACAAATCTGCGGCGTGATTACGGATGGTGACCTGCGCCGTATGTTGATGCGCGGCAGAGAACTCCTGAGGGTTACAGCCAAGGATATTATGAGCGAAAATCCCAAAACAATTTCGGCAGACGAGCTGGCAATCAATGCTTTCAACCTTATGGAGAGGAATAAAATCACCCAACTGCTCGTTGTGGAGGATGGACAGTACAGAGGAGTTATTCACATCCACGATATTTTGAGAGAAGGGGTGGTTTGA
- a CDS encoding putative peptidase, protein MQAAPQGGEWLVSSPFGYRTDPFTKMLKMHNGLDISCPAGTQIFAPFGGVVTCCTFSATGGNMLYLQRDNGDLIRLLHLQGFAPAIVVGKKVAADELIAFAGNTGRSTGAHLHVDVQSSGTYVDPIVYLRSGKR, encoded by the coding sequence ATGCAGGCTGCACCCCAAGGCGGTGAGTGGCTTGTAAGTTCACCGTTCGGCTACCGAACCGACCCCTTTACCAAGATGCTTAAGATGCACAACGGTTTGGATATAAGCTGCCCAGCGGGCACGCAAATATTTGCCCCTTTTGGCGGCGTTGTCACTTGTTGCACCTTCTCGGCAACAGGGGGGAATATGCTCTATCTACAACGCGACAACGGCGACTTGATTCGCCTGCTCCACCTACAGGGCTTCGCCCCGGCAATAGTTGTGGGCAAAAAAGTCGCTGCAGATGAGTTGATAGCCTTCGCCGGAAACACGGGACGTTCCACCGGCGCGCACCTCCACGTAGATGTCCAATCAAGTGGCACG
- a CDS encoding FKBP-type peptidyl-prolyl cis-trans isomerase FkpA precursor: MATQAQQKMNLRDSVSYAIGLDLAAMVKNFDTTLNINYVIKAIEDAVSGKAVLNSSQAQNAIANYMQSRQEADKQKVETQLQNNQEQAEAFLADVARQEGVMRTKSGLLYKIEKLGDSLLPQAGDVLTVHYRLTLPNGEVVDSSYERGEPMSFANNDGEMIAGFLEGVRLLGEGGKAILYLPPALGYGSYSTGTIPPNSALVFEVALLGITGKEHK; encoded by the coding sequence TTGGCAACTCAGGCTCAGCAGAAGATGAATCTGCGAGATTCCGTCTCATATGCAATAGGTTTGGATTTGGCTGCGATGGTCAAAAACTTTGATACCACCCTCAACATCAATTATGTAATCAAAGCCATTGAGGATGCGGTCTCGGGCAAAGCGGTGCTTAACTCTTCGCAGGCTCAAAATGCAATAGCGAACTATATGCAGAGCCGGCAAGAGGCAGATAAACAAAAAGTTGAAACGCAACTCCAAAATAACCAAGAGCAGGCAGAAGCTTTCCTTGCCGATGTTGCACGACAAGAGGGGGTGATGAGGACAAAGAGTGGTCTGCTGTACAAGATAGAAAAACTCGGTGATTCGCTACTACCGCAAGCGGGAGATGTACTCACAGTGCATTACCGACTTACACTACCCAACGGCGAGGTTGTAGACTCATCATACGAACGTGGTGAACCTATGAGCTTTGCAAATAATGATGGTGAGATGATTGCCGGTTTTTTGGAAGGCGTGAGGCTACTGGGCGAGGGTGGAAAGGCGATATTGTATCTGCCGCCTGCATTGGGATACGGCAGTTACTCCACAGGGACGATTCCGCCCAACTCGGCACTGGTTTTCGAGGTAGCGCTACTCGGTATAACCGGCAAGGAGCACAAATAG
- a CDS encoding Riboflavin kinase, whose amino-acid sequence MNIYHGFDNLPDFPKGCVTTIGSFDGVHHGHRLLIGELGELARARGHQGVVVTFDPHPRQVLRGENRLLSTIDEKLVLLAETGIENVVVVNFTREFSQTPYNEFIDEFIVEKLNTKILVIGESNHFGKNRGGSVNTLNRGKFDIHRVIRYHNISSTQIRTLIEQGDMAEANSLLGTKGYLIETPVKDDSKLLPPPGEYTIFLDGGVAKMTLDKELLKNDNMLLRVLDKS is encoded by the coding sequence ATGAATATCTACCACGGTTTTGATAACTTGCCGGACTTCCCCAAGGGGTGCGTTACAACAATAGGTTCATTCGACGGCGTACACCACGGGCATCGTCTATTGATTGGCGAGTTGGGCGAGTTGGCGCGTGCAAGGGGTCATCAGGGAGTTGTGGTCACTTTCGACCCTCACCCTCGGCAGGTTCTGCGCGGGGAAAATAGGCTACTATCTACCATTGACGAAAAGTTGGTACTTTTGGCAGAAACCGGCATCGAGAACGTTGTGGTTGTGAATTTCACGAGGGAATTTAGTCAAACGCCATACAATGAATTTATTGATGAATTCATTGTAGAAAAACTCAATACAAAGATTTTGGTAATCGGCGAATCTAACCACTTCGGCAAAAATCGCGGGGGCTCTGTGAATACGCTCAACCGGGGAAAATTTGACATTCACCGCGTTATACGTTATCACAACATATCATCGACCCAAATACGAACCCTCATCGAGCAGGGCGATATGGCAGAGGCAAACTCGCTTTTGGGCACGAAAGGATACCTGATAGAGACACCCGTGAAGGATGATTCTAAACTGTTGCCTCCGCCGGGAGAGTACACAATTTTCCTCGATGGAGGGGTTGCAAAAATGACCCTCGACAAAGAATTACTAAAAAATGACAATATGTTGCTTAGGGTTCTTGATAAATCGTGA
- a CDS encoding RNA polymerase ECF-type sigma factor — protein sequence MKADEIDKILRDKLARYEMLPQEIPPLQMPVRSLSFTGRYMAAAVVVAACFVAGLVLNLLYDGDTFTPKIIPAQTVAVAPEVTAVDCKVNEQHSVAVQSLRKGKLKAEIINEDVAQREVVAIEKSRIEDFAVEKSEVKEDVVPEVEVIRDRDYYKQYEEELVVTPSKKRRLFALRGYTSLSAGSSSPNVNSMMAEMRLNSGYGAVFSVATNKTDIYTSEILPMRASFIHKMPVSVGVSVDYQLSKRLSLSSGLSFTYLESEIKQPSISFSTYKQEVYYLGIPLGVSCKFVGGSLFDLYVIGGIQAEYAVSINGLSEREGALGTSRSAVSLDCNRFQFSVNAAIGAALKLSPTISLYAEPGVSYYFTNHNKPITYRTEKPLQFSLRTGLRITL from the coding sequence ATGAAAGCAGACGAGATTGATAAAATTTTGAGGGACAAGTTGGCGCGATATGAGATGTTGCCGCAGGAGATTCCCCCGCTACAAATGCCGGTGCGCAGCCTATCCTTTACTGGGAGGTATATGGCTGCTGCTGTGGTGGTAGCTGCTTGTTTTGTTGCGGGATTGGTGCTTAATCTTCTCTATGATGGTGATACTTTCACGCCCAAAATCATACCTGCGCAGACCGTAGCGGTTGCTCCGGAGGTCACCGCAGTTGATTGTAAGGTTAATGAACAACATAGCGTTGCCGTACAGAGCCTACGAAAAGGGAAACTGAAGGCGGAGATTATAAACGAGGATGTTGCGCAGAGGGAAGTCGTCGCCATTGAGAAGAGTCGCATAGAGGATTTTGCGGTGGAAAAGAGTGAAGTCAAGGAAGATGTAGTCCCCGAAGTTGAGGTTATTAGGGATAGGGACTATTACAAACAGTACGAAGAGGAGCTTGTGGTGACTCCGTCAAAAAAGAGACGTTTGTTTGCTCTGAGGGGCTACACATCACTTTCTGCCGGTAGCAGTTCTCCCAATGTAAATTCGATGATGGCGGAGATGCGACTCAATTCGGGATATGGTGCCGTTTTCTCGGTGGCCACAAACAAAACGGATATATACACAAGTGAGATTCTCCCAATGCGTGCGAGTTTTATTCACAAAATGCCTGTAAGCGTGGGTGTTTCCGTTGATTATCAGCTCTCTAAGCGACTGTCGCTCAGTTCGGGATTATCTTTTACCTACTTGGAATCCGAGATTAAACAGCCCAGCATCTCATTCTCTACTTACAAGCAGGAGGTTTATTACCTTGGTATTCCGCTTGGCGTGAGTTGCAAATTTGTCGGTGGCAGCCTTTTTGACCTTTATGTCATCGGCGGCATCCAAGCGGAGTATGCTGTGTCAATCAATGGTTTGAGCGAGCGCGAAGGGGCGTTAGGCACTTCGCGAAGCGCTGTTTCGCTAGACTGCAACCGCTTTCAATTCTCTGTAAATGCTGCTATTGGTGCTGCTCTCAAACTTTCGCCAACCATATCGCTTTATGCAGAACCCGGTGTGAGTTATTACTTCACAAACCACAATAAACCAATCACATACCGCACAGAAAAGCCTCTGCAATTCTCTCTGCGCACGGGTCTGAGAATCACCCTTTAA
- a CDS encoding Glucosamine-6-phosphate deaminase codes for MRVIIQPNYANISRWTAQYIVDKINKANPTPERPFVLGLPTGSTPIGTYRELIRLNKEGKVSFRNVVTFNMDEYCGIPQNHPQSYHTFMWENFFSQVDINPANVNILNGNAPDLEAECEAYEDKIKAVGGIKLFMGGIGPDGHIAFNEPGSSLTSRTRQKTLTLDTIIANSRFFDNDINQVPKTALTVGVGTVMESQEVLIIVNGHGKARALRHAVEEGVSQMWTISALQLHRHGIIVCDEDATNELKVGTYKYFKDIEANNL; via the coding sequence ATGAGAGTAATAATTCAACCCAACTACGCCAATATCAGTCGCTGGACGGCTCAATATATTGTCGACAAAATCAATAAGGCAAACCCCACGCCCGAGAGACCTTTCGTGCTGGGTCTACCCACAGGCTCTACCCCAATCGGAACTTATCGGGAACTGATTCGTCTTAACAAGGAGGGGAAAGTGAGTTTTAGGAATGTTGTAACCTTCAATATGGATGAGTATTGCGGCATTCCTCAGAACCACCCGCAGAGCTACCACACCTTTATGTGGGAGAACTTCTTCTCGCAGGTGGATATCAACCCCGCGAATGTAAATATCCTAAACGGCAACGCTCCTGACCTTGAGGCTGAATGCGAGGCTTACGAGGACAAAATCAAGGCTGTGGGCGGCATCAAGCTCTTTATGGGCGGCATTGGACCGGACGGACACATCGCCTTCAACGAGCCCGGCTCGTCTCTTACCTCTCGCACACGCCAAAAGACGCTGACGCTAGATACGATTATCGCCAACTCGCGTTTCTTTGACAACGACATAAATCAAGTGCCCAAGACGGCTCTTACGGTTGGCGTGGGCACGGTGATGGAGTCGCAGGAGGTGCTTATCATCGTGAACGGGCACGGCAAGGCGCGTGCACTGCGCCACGCTGTGGAGGAGGGAGTCAGCCAGATGTGGACAATCTCGGCACTACAACTCCACCGCCACGGTATCATCGTGTGCGACGAGGACGCAACAAATGAGCTCAAGGTGGGAACGTATAAATATTTCAAGGACATTGAAGCAAACAATTTGTAA